A window of Rosa rugosa chromosome 7, drRosRugo1.1, whole genome shotgun sequence genomic DNA:
CAACACCAGCTAACACCACCTACTTAGACCACTAATGCACCTAAGCACACAAATGCAATCACATGTTTCAACAAAAGGAGAAAGGGTTCATTACTTTCGTGATGGAACTGCTGAAGGTAGACCCTGCAATGTCTTCAAAACTCTCTCAACGTCCCCATTACTGTGTATAGGGTTCACTTCTCCTGGAACAGAATCCAATACCCACAGCTGTTCTGGATCacagagaaaacaaaaaagggAACAACTTTTTTAATGTGCAAGTGAACCAAGCATTCAATCACTCTTCTGGCAATCCATCTATAAAGATAAAATCACTACTCCACCAGCCAAGTGAACCCTATTGTTTGCAGGAATCAtatcaaaacaataaaataatcTAGAAATCATTATTCTGGTTCCAGTTTCAGTTCATTAGATTAAACCAGCATTTTGAAGCTTGAAAACCCAAGCAAGTAAACAAATCATGAAGCAGGCAGCATTTAAAATACATTAACATAATACTTTATCATTAGTTATGAAAGCTTATGACATTCAAGGTTCATAAAGTACTGCTGATCCCACAAAAGCTACACATGCATTTTCCATCTAGCCGAAAGCTTCCCCATTTCGGTTTTTCTGAAGATGGCCTATTTCCGGTTGCTATGAAGCTGCTCATGTAATGAACCACAAATTATACAAAAATAAGCAACTTCAGCacaaagagaaagcaacaagtgTGAGTGAAACCTGTTTTGGCAACTTAGCGTAATCACCATAGTGGCCACGAGCACAGCTCTGAGCAAATTGCAGAGCCACCTTACCACCCATGGAGTGACCAAGAACAACATCGGGCCAAGCCCAATTCTCAGACTTGATCAAATTAGCCAAATCTTGGGCTGCATTGACCAAATCATGAGGTGGGTTCAGACCTTCAATATCAGCTGATTTCCCATGGTTCCTTAAATCCACAAGCACCATTCTCCATCCTACAAATACAATAAAACCAAGATTCAAAATTGGGTGCCCTGATATGGATATGGAGATAACTAATGaaaagtgaggagagagaaaaatggaCCAGATGGATCGGAGAGATTGGAGAGGAGGGCGCGGGAGAAAGATCTCCAGTTTCTGGCGGAGCCGAGAAGGCCGTGGAGTACAAAAGCGGTGGAGTGGTAGGGTGTGGTGGTGGTAGCTCGGACTTCTTCGTAGGCTAGGGTTTGCAGTGACCGACGTGAGGATGTGAATCGGGTCAGGAGGTAGTGAAAACCCGGTTTGTTAAGGAGGGTTCTGGCCATGGGGATCAACTGCGTTTGCTGGCTCAAGAAATTACCGGAGTAGCTTAATAATACGCAAAATGACCAGCAATGATACTACGTCgtttcaaaagaaagaaaagaaaagaaaaaaatttgacGGCTGTGGGATTTGAACCCACGCCCTTTCGGACCAGAGCCTAAATCTGGCGCCTTAGACCACTCGGCCAAACCGTCACATGT
This region includes:
- the LOC133720978 gene encoding uncharacterized protein LOC133720978, with translation MARTLLNKPGFHYLLTRFTSSRRSLQTLAYEEVRATTTTPYHSTAFVLHGLLGSARNWRSFSRALLSNLSDPSGWRMVLVDLRNHGKSADIEGLNPPHDLVNAAQDLANLIKSENWAWPDVVLGHSMGGKVALQFAQSCARGHYGDYAKLPKQLWVLDSVPGEVNPIHSNGDVERVLKTLQGLPSAVPSRKWLVNHMIELGFSKSLSEWIGTNLKKVGDHETWSFNLDGAVEMFKSYGEKSYMPLLEHPPKDMEIAIVRAENSDRWDPDVIQQLESLASRERDGSEGKVSLNVLPKSGHWVHVDNPKGLLEIVAPKISTLST